Part of the Anomalospiza imberbis isolate Cuckoo-Finch-1a 21T00152 chromosome 29, ASM3175350v1, whole genome shotgun sequence genome, AAGGAGCCTCCTGATGGGTTTTGCACCCGCAGCCACAAACCTCAGGTCATTCTGGGAATCGTGGATTTGCCTGCTGGGATTGgtaaattcccaattttcctcaaTGCAGAAAACACAATATTTTAGTACCTAAAACAGGGCTTAAATCAAaatttggtgttgtttttttgggtttttttgtggtttttttttcccctggaggGATATCAGTGTTTTTTTCACAGATGAACATCGCCAGGTCCCATCTCAAAACCCCTCATTAGCTGTGGATCAGTTATTACATAAACACATTCCTACCAAAGTTGCACTGAAATTGGGAGGTTCTTTCCCCCAAAACTTTGGGATGTTGCCAGCGGATTAAAGGAATAATTCCCCCCAAAAAGTGTCCAAATATTTTTTGGGTGTGTTTTTAAGCACTTTCCAAACCCTCCTTAGTAGTTTATGTGTGAAATGAGGTGTGATTACTGTGATATAAATATGTGGTTGTGTTCTAACAGCCTAGCATTTTGAAACATAATTAAAATTAGTCTTATAATTATtcttaaaagtaaaatataaagaaaataatttgtccaAGTGAACACTTCCTGTTCCCTCACCAGCTCATGGCTTCTCACCTCTGTGGATTTTCTTGTCTAATTTAAGTTTTCGTTTATTTGGGTGAGTTTCTTCTTCAGTGCTGATGTTTTCACTCCCATTTTCTCTGTTCGTAGCCTGAACATCTGTGAGACAAAACACGGATCTgtatggtttaaaaaaaatctgtaatttccTCTGAAAAGTTTCTGAAAAGTTCTGAATTGTTTTGTCCAAATCCAAATTCCAACTACACATAAAAGTTGCTGATTTCACAAGGAAGGCACCAAGGTTTTCATCAATTTTTTGTCTACCAGAggtgaagaagaaaagaaaaaatcttgCACCTTCAAGCAGATGAAAATGATGATTAATACCTGAGCCAGCATCATTATGCCAGCTAATGAGAGGTGAATAAATGAAGCAGCAGAATCCGTGCTGTCATTCTGAGTGTATTTCATGGAACGTTACCAGGTGTGAACCTCAGCCAATTAAAGTGCTGAGATGAAAGAAATCTTTGGGTTGTAATTTGTGTTTCATGCAGCGTCAGAATTTGAATCAACTCATAAACAGAAACATTGAGCAAAACTCTTTCGTCACCGAGAGGCGACCCAGGCGTGATAAACACGTTAATGGGAGCCTCGCGGtctccagcagctcagaggaCATATCAAAAGCCCCTCCTCGAAACTGCCAGGagtttcacagaatcccagaattatttaagttggaaaagagctccaaGGTCACCGAGTCCAGCTGGGACCACCCCCCACCTGCTCATCCAGACTAACGTCCAGGAATTTCTCAGACACTGCCAGGGGTGGCCACTCCaaccctccccaggcagccccttccaaggcCTTTCCAGGAGGCACAGCTCAAGGCctttccctcttgtcctgtccctgttccctggggtcagatcccaaatcccacctgtcagatcccaaattccccctggatcccccttttctccagactgagcccccccagctccctcaggattctccattcccttttccagctgctccagccccattcTCTTCCCTGGAgattctccagcccctccatgtccctcttGCCCAGAACTGGATACTCGATTTTCCCATTTCCGTGAGATTTCCAAGCTTTTCCCCTTGTCCCTCAGAAGGTTCTGCTGGGTGACGGCCACGCTTGTGTCACCTGATGACCGTCACATTTCCCGGTGACCAACTCAAGGATTGCCCTGACCCGAGGGTGGTGGCTCAGCCACCATCCACTGTCATCACACGGATCCTTCGTCCCTTCCTTCCGGAAGCACCGTGGGATCTCCCTTAGAGCCTGGCTTAAACACTGCTTAAGGGCTCCTTTTGTAACCTGAGCTCTTCTTACCCTTCTCTTCACCACCGCAGATTTTCTGACTGATTTTTCAGGTCCTGACAGAAGGTAGACAGATTTTTCTGACTGATTTATCAGGTCCTGGCAGGACATAGAATATCGACTCTGCCTGTCATTTGGATACTGCTGGGGAAGCTCTGGGTTCTGCTGGGAGTCATTCAATTTTGCAGcaggttttgcctttttaaaattcacgtttttccttcaattttctGGTCAGATGTTCTCTAAACCAAATCTTTTTGCTGCAGGAAAATGCGTACCCTGAGATCTTTTGGCAGCTGAACCAGATAAGGAAAACTCCTTGTGAGATAAGGATCTGCCTGAATCAGGAGGTGGCTTTGTGCTTTGCTGATGACATAAGAAGATAATGACATTTATGGTGCAGTGCTTTAGGGTTTTAGGCTACTTATAAAATCTGAACACAAAACCTATTtctatttaatatataaataaattaaacccATGGTCTTGACAATCTTCAAGGCTCTTCCAACccaattctgtgattccgtgaCCATTAATGAGGTCCTTGTTGCGAATTTAAAGAAATTCCCTCTGCACACAGGGCTCAACACATAGAGGAAACTTCTGCTTATCTTTAGCCACCATGCTGTGACCACGTTGTAATTCTGTAAATGTAAATTTACTGAAATTGTAAATTCATGGGTAAAACAGACCCATGAAAGGCTCTCCATGGAGACTTTCCCCTCTGGGCAGGGTTTGCCCAATGTTTTGCAGCCTCATGCAGAGTAGGGAGCTTTACCCAGTGAGGTTGGCAAACTCAGGGGTGGGTGAGGACACAAAAGCCCAACACGAGGATTTTCAGTGATGCGACAGTtttaatgagaaagaaaagaacacaaACAACATGGTAACATCAGGATTGTAAACGCAGGCAGAGCTTGAAAGACACTTCAGTCTGTCACTGCATTCAGCCACAGGGGTGATAAAGAAGATAACAAGGAATTGAACTCATGGAGGTATCAGGAAAgaatttaaaggaaagaaaaatctgcattttgctTTGCCCTTTTACGTCATCCAGAGGGTTTTCCGTAGGGTTTAGCAGATCCCCCAGAAGCCGCGGCCGTAGCGGCCGTACCAGGAGGAGTAGGGGCTGCAATAGCCAGAGCCAAAGAGTCTGCCAGAGCCGTACAGGCCCCGGTACCCCCCACAGTAACCCAGACCCCCATAGCCCCACAGGCCCCCGTAGCCCAGGGGTCCGTAACCCCCATAGCCCCACAGGCCCCCGTAGCCCAGGGGTCCGTAACCCCCATATCCATAGAGACCCCCATAGCCCAGGGAGGCCCCAGAGGCTGGGAGGACGGGCGCTCCAGCAGATCCCACCACGGAATCCTgcgggaaggagctgaggatggggccGGGCATAGTGACCACCACAGGAGGAGGCTGGATCACGGTGGTGGAGTCAGGGCACTGGCGGACACACGGCTCGTTCCCGCTGtcagccaggggctggggccggATGACGCCGCAGGCAGAGGAGGGGTACAGGTCGTAGCAGGACATCTTGCAGGGGATTGGAGGTCAGCGGACACTGAGGAGTGAGCAAAAGGCAGAAATTCAATGGTTAAAATATTTGACATTTGGACATGTGGATGTAAATAGCTGTTATGTCTCAAGTCTTGGTTGTCCTTTGTTCTCATCAGTGTTTTTGTAAATCTCTCGCTCTCTGACCTGTCATGTCTCCTGGGGTCTCATTCCTAATTTCTTATACTTCGTTCCCACCTagaaaacccacagaaaatTCTTATTGGCTGAACAAACCTTCTGCAATGCTTTGGAAGCTGCTTTGGtaatttttctaatttctaCTAAGAAGAAAGAATGATTTTACCATTTTGAACTTATGAATGTCCAGCACCAACTAAAAAGATAACCATCACAAAATTACCCAATTATTAAGAATCTTAGAATCCTTATGGATGATCCCAACCTCGATTAAGACCCACAGAAAAGAGAGACTGGAATTTTCTAAGGAAAAATTCTAAGGGAAGAGATCCCTTAGAATGGTGCTTACCTTTCTCACGGAGGTGAATGAAGCAAGGAAGGCGAAGTGAAGAGCCCCGGGTTGGGAGAGCTTTTATaccattcccaaaatcctggggaTCATCTA contains:
- the LOC137463604 gene encoding scale keratin-like, giving the protein MSCYDLYPSSACGVIRPQPLADSGNEPCVRQCPDSTTVIQPPPVVVTMPGPILSSFPQDSVVGSAGAPVLPASGASLGYGGLYGYGGYGPLGYGGLWGYGGYGPLGYGGLWGYGGLGYCGGYRGLYGSGRLFGSGYCSPYSSWYGRYGRGFWGIC